From Deinococcus humi, the proteins below share one genomic window:
- a CDS encoding PepSY domain-containing protein: protein MASPGAEGRPRTSPVPTGPPEQAKAAALAAVPDTVTSVQLGNENGFLVYDVTIGNQEVIVDAGNGRVLYQGAVDAGESGWEP from the coding sequence ATGGCGTCTCCAGGAGCTGAAGGTAGGCCCAGAACTTCTCCAGTCCCCACCGGACCGCCTGAGCAGGCCAAAGCTGCCGCGCTGGCTGCCGTTCCTGACACCGTCACCAGCGTCCAGCTTGGCAACGAGAACGGCTTCCTGGTCTACGATGTGACCATCGGCAACCAGGAGGTGATTGTGGACGCGGGCAACGGCAGGGTGCTGTACCAGGGCGCGGTGGACGCGGGCGAGAGCGGGTGGGAACCTTGA
- the lnt gene encoding apolipoprotein N-acyltransferase produces MTGQPVAQTRTAVSSQRSSLAALLLSVLLGAGLALTGLPYSWSFLTPLSLAALLWWVSRPKSPRRVAARLFWSMTAFFSLHLLFLPLSFAQLFGLAGALLFPALFVLEGGFYALLGLAVARLLPTFLGRVWGLAFGWVVLEWLRHLGPFAFPWGTLGYTLLPTGLIQVADLGGVLLASLLVTTMAAALASLAQREARPLALVLPVWGLALVYGLTRPAVEPPTHRALLVQGNLNPLDKVAGTADPLPVYARLSAAAAGDLAIWPETAVTGRDTARLPAQPLLIGVARPGQNRVEAWEGSLLGAYDKRRRVPFAEYFPLREPLAPLYGWVFRALGLPDLTGLQPAQRDRPLTLGAVAYGAYVCYESVFPGIARGLVQDGARVLVNVSNDGWFNAGNGVEQHFQMGRVRAIETRRFLLRAGNIGVTAVIDPRGQVAQALPLKQTGALPARFALQEGQTCYVRLGDWPVGVAALALLGIVVSTPRGRVVVDRG; encoded by the coding sequence GTGACTGGACAGCCCGTGGCCCAGACCCGCACCGCCGTGTCCAGTCAACGCTCCTCGCTGGCGGCCCTTCTGCTGTCCGTCCTGTTGGGCGCGGGGCTGGCGCTCACGGGCCTGCCGTACAGCTGGAGCTTTCTCACGCCGCTGTCCCTTGCCGCGCTGCTTTGGTGGGTCAGTCGCCCCAAGTCCCCGCGCCGGGTGGCCGCCCGACTGTTCTGGAGCATGACGGCCTTCTTCAGCCTGCACCTGCTCTTCTTACCGCTCAGCTTCGCGCAACTCTTCGGCTTGGCGGGCGCGCTGCTCTTCCCAGCGCTGTTCGTGCTCGAAGGCGGCTTTTACGCGCTGTTGGGACTGGCCGTGGCCCGGCTGCTCCCCACATTCCTGGGGCGGGTCTGGGGCCTGGCCTTCGGCTGGGTGGTGCTGGAGTGGCTGCGGCACCTGGGGCCCTTCGCCTTTCCCTGGGGCACCCTGGGCTATACGCTGCTGCCCACTGGGCTGATCCAGGTGGCTGATCTTGGGGGGGTGCTGCTGGCCAGCCTGCTGGTCACCACCATGGCGGCGGCGCTCGCCAGCCTGGCCCAGCGAGAGGCTCGACCTCTGGCGCTCGTCCTCCCCGTCTGGGGCTTGGCGCTCGTCTACGGGCTGACGCGACCAGCAGTGGAACCGCCGACGCACCGCGCCCTGCTGGTGCAGGGCAACCTCAATCCACTGGACAAGGTTGCGGGCACCGCTGACCCGCTGCCAGTCTATGCCCGTCTCAGCGCGGCCGCGGCCGGCGACCTGGCAATCTGGCCGGAAACCGCGGTCACCGGCCGCGACACGGCACGCCTGCCTGCCCAGCCCCTGTTGATCGGCGTCGCCCGTCCGGGGCAGAACCGGGTCGAGGCCTGGGAGGGGAGCCTGTTGGGCGCCTATGACAAACGGCGTCGGGTGCCGTTCGCAGAGTATTTCCCGCTCCGTGAACCCCTGGCCCCACTGTACGGGTGGGTCTTCCGGGCGCTGGGCCTGCCCGATCTCACCGGACTGCAACCGGCCCAGCGAGATCGGCCGCTGACGCTGGGCGCGGTGGCTTACGGCGCTTACGTCTGTTACGAAAGCGTCTTCCCCGGGATCGCCCGCGGATTGGTGCAGGACGGTGCAAGGGTTCTGGTGAATGTGTCCAATGACGGCTGGTTCAATGCCGGGAATGGGGTCGAGCAGCACTTCCAGATGGGACGGGTGCGGGCCATCGAGACCCGCCGCTTCCTGCTGCGCGCGGGGAACATCGGCGTCACCGCGGTGATCGACCCAAGGGGGCAGGTGGCGCAGGCGCTGCCGCTCAAGCAGACGGGGGCGCTCCCGGCACGCTTCGCCTTACAGGAAGGGCAGACGTGTTACGTCCGACTGGGGGACTGGCCGGTCGGGGTCGCGGCCCTCGCCCTCCTGGGGATCGTGGTGAGCACCCCTCGAGGTCGGGTTGTCGTGGACAGGGGCTGA
- a CDS encoding TlpA family protein disulfide reductase, translating into MTDTPRAEPSKPNSAPIWRRVLPPLIAAALVGVLGYTLLSPAKNATTGGPLIGKPAPDFTLTSLDEVSISLASLKGRPVVLNFWASWCGPCREEAPLFRELGAQQTADGAAILGILFQETKEQNARDFIKEFALAYPTLRDPGINTGVDYGVSGIPETVFIDKEGIVQFMDRGGLTRERLNAGLEKIGVKGI; encoded by the coding sequence ATGACTGACACGCCGAGAGCTGAACCATCCAAACCCAATTCTGCCCCTATCTGGCGGCGCGTGCTGCCTCCCCTGATTGCGGCGGCGCTGGTGGGCGTGCTGGGCTATACCCTGCTCAGTCCGGCGAAGAATGCCACCACCGGCGGCCCGCTGATCGGCAAGCCCGCGCCAGATTTCACCCTGACCAGTCTGGACGAGGTTTCCATTAGTCTGGCAAGCCTCAAGGGCCGCCCCGTCGTCCTCAATTTCTGGGCGTCGTGGTGCGGCCCCTGCCGCGAGGAAGCGCCGCTTTTCCGCGAGCTGGGCGCGCAGCAGACGGCGGACGGCGCAGCCATTCTGGGCATTCTGTTTCAGGAAACCAAGGAACAGAATGCCCGCGATTTCATCAAGGAATTCGCGCTGGCCTACCCCACCCTGAGAGACCCCGGCATCAATACGGGCGTCGACTACGGCGTGTCCGGCATCCCCGAAACCGTCTTCATCGACAAGGAAGGCATTGTGCAGTTCATGGACCGGGGCGGCCTGACCCGCGAACGCCTGAACGCGGGGCTGGAGAAGATCGGTGTGAAGGGGATATGA
- a CDS encoding type IV secretory system conjugative DNA transfer family protein has protein sequence MIVNYKLFMVRWCLALLVFWVTVFFTMLGQGVLAAAFFLVGSGLVYLFKDSRPQVRHTAHFAHKAEIAPLTRGVFEGDGVLVGFAYKKPLVVRPGTAGKNELGHFLWVGPSRSGKGLSIASNLYNWEGSAIVVDIKGEIAEQTAGYRRDVLGQDVFILNPSGGESSHQFDPFKELETDEQIFSAAIGFMQPDKDGANAIFAQRASAALAALIKAAKVSGAPTVAFLDSMIYQPHGLKGTALRLQALNDPQVTRWLNSFLGKDPDQMDWDEADGDRFLNNSWQRLRTAASFLITPGVKHMTGGSDFMAADIVDRPTTVYLVFRESELTLNLALFNLVIDAIFRSIMRRYDLDPGQEGQKILTVFDEAFRASPNLLAEYAGTVAGRGISLCIYVQSLAQLGDIWGKEGRTVIMENAHTKVFLPAVDRSDDDREGTSAFVSASCGKYMLEDRGQAKEEHGKELNTNVRMTERELISASEFAMLGAGKSIILCNDFPPILAHRLEPWRFKEHESAPQYPTPRPPGRSETGVKASQAEPEADTQAQSSPAPGTPATVGGVPEAGAGAAAMSPATAPINPPPEEPGTGEDSAPDAISTVSTAPLPAVPEPPAQTISSLDVDTRDQDDDIDQAVF, from the coding sequence GTGATCGTCAATTACAAGCTGTTCATGGTGCGCTGGTGTCTGGCCCTGCTCGTGTTCTGGGTCACCGTTTTTTTCACGATGCTGGGCCAGGGCGTTCTTGCCGCCGCATTTTTTCTCGTGGGAAGCGGGCTTGTTTATCTCTTCAAGGACAGTCGGCCCCAGGTCAGACACACCGCCCATTTCGCCCACAAGGCTGAAATTGCGCCGCTGACCAGAGGTGTGTTTGAAGGCGACGGCGTGTTGGTGGGGTTCGCCTACAAGAAACCCCTCGTGGTCCGTCCGGGCACCGCTGGGAAAAATGAGCTGGGACATTTCCTGTGGGTTGGCCCGAGCCGGAGCGGCAAGGGGCTGAGCATTGCCAGCAACCTGTACAACTGGGAAGGGTCAGCCATCGTCGTGGACATCAAGGGCGAGATCGCCGAGCAGACCGCCGGATACCGCCGCGACGTGCTGGGTCAGGACGTGTTCATTCTCAACCCATCGGGTGGGGAGAGCAGCCATCAATTTGATCCTTTCAAAGAGCTGGAGACCGATGAGCAGATCTTCAGCGCGGCCATCGGGTTCATGCAGCCGGACAAGGACGGCGCGAACGCCATCTTCGCCCAGCGCGCGAGCGCGGCGCTCGCGGCACTCATCAAGGCGGCCAAAGTTTCGGGAGCACCCACCGTCGCGTTTCTGGATTCGATGATCTACCAGCCGCACGGTCTCAAGGGAACGGCCCTCAGACTCCAGGCGCTGAATGACCCGCAGGTGACCCGGTGGCTGAACTCGTTTCTGGGGAAGGACCCGGACCAGATGGACTGGGATGAGGCGGACGGGGACCGCTTTCTGAACAACTCCTGGCAGCGGCTCAGGACGGCGGCGAGCTTTTTGATCACCCCAGGCGTCAAGCACATGACGGGTGGCAGCGATTTCATGGCTGCGGATATCGTGGACCGACCGACGACGGTGTATCTGGTGTTCCGCGAGTCGGAACTGACCCTGAACCTCGCCCTGTTCAACCTGGTCATCGACGCCATCTTCCGTTCGATCATGCGCCGCTATGACCTGGATCCTGGCCAGGAGGGTCAGAAAATCCTGACCGTCTTTGACGAGGCCTTCAGGGCCTCGCCCAACCTGCTCGCGGAGTACGCGGGCACCGTGGCCGGACGCGGCATCTCCCTGTGCATTTACGTGCAGTCGCTGGCCCAGCTCGGCGACATCTGGGGCAAGGAAGGCCGGACCGTGATCATGGAGAACGCCCACACCAAGGTCTTTCTGCCTGCCGTGGACCGCTCAGACGACGATCGAGAAGGCACGTCCGCCTTTGTCTCGGCGTCCTGCGGCAAATACATGCTGGAGGACCGGGGCCAGGCCAAAGAGGAACACGGCAAGGAGCTGAACACCAACGTCCGCATGACCGAGCGCGAACTGATCTCCGCGAGTGAGTTCGCCATGTTGGGGGCCGGAAAGAGCATCATTTTGTGCAACGACTTTCCGCCCATCCTGGCCCACCGGCTGGAGCCGTGGCGGTTCAAGGAACACGAAAGCGCGCCGCAGTACCCCACGCCCAGACCCCCTGGGCGGTCAGAGACAGGAGTCAAAGCGTCCCAGGCCGAGCCAGAGGCCGACACCCAGGCCCAGTCTTCCCCTGCACCTGGGACCCCCGCCACGGTTGGCGGCGTGCCGGAAGCTGGCGCAGGAGCTGCAGCGATGTCCCCAGCCACCGCGCCCATCAACCCGCCGCCAGAAGAGCCTGGAACAGGCGAAGATTCTGCGCCAGACGCCATTTCAACAGTTTCAACTGCACCTCTGCCAGCCGTACCCGAACCCCCAGCACAGACAATATCGTCTCTAGACGTTGACACTAGAGATCAAGACGATGACATTGATCAAGCGGTTTTTTGA
- a CDS encoding cytochrome c-type biogenesis protein yields the protein MTGRVSNGASAPSLSVGEGRGEDAVQRRTRPTRLSRLLPAALCLLLSFAHAAAPSTAPLTLPPAQEQRAVAIQKNLRCPLCDTGESVAESRSDISIKMRESVREQIADGRSDSEIYTFFSQRYGNFVLLDPPKTGRNLLLWGGPLLALAGGGAALWTFLRRRGTASAPAEGAQDAEPYDSYLDQVRRDTGGGGP from the coding sequence ATGACCGGGCGAGTGAGCAACGGGGCCTCTGCTCCCTCCCTCTCCGTGGGGGAAGGCAGAGGAGAGGATGCAGTTCAGCGGCGAACCCGCCCCACACGTCTTTCTCGCCTTCTGCCCGCCGCCCTCTGCCTTCTGCTCTCCTTCGCCCACGCCGCTGCCCCCAGCACGGCCCCCCTGACCTTGCCGCCCGCACAGGAGCAGCGCGCCGTCGCCATCCAGAAGAACTTGCGCTGCCCGCTGTGCGACACCGGGGAATCCGTCGCCGAATCACGCAGCGACATCAGCATCAAGATGCGCGAGTCGGTGCGTGAGCAGATCGCCGATGGGCGCAGCGATTCGGAGATCTACACCTTCTTCTCGCAGCGTTACGGCAACTTCGTGTTGCTCGATCCACCCAAGACCGGGCGCAACCTGTTGTTGTGGGGCGGGCCGCTGCTGGCACTGGCGGGCGGCGGCGCGGCGCTGTGGACCTTCTTACGCCGCCGGGGAACGGCCTCCGCTCCCGCCGAAGGGGCGCAGGACGCCGAACCCTACGACTCTTACCTGGATCAGGTGCGCCGCGACACGGGTGGAGGTGGGCCGTGA
- a CDS encoding c-type cytochrome, whose amino-acid sequence MILSLLLLALIGAAALWLVLEPLRRAAPEDPDAPERARLAAERDRLYGELNTLEDEARRPALERRAALTLRALDALPPAAKTGNPGRPRTLALIGVGVAALLTVAGAVTFIPRWQLASLDTGEAGKVQAVLKLPALKETARKTEKNADYLAWGRAAFDSSNYDQAVSAYGNALKTDPRQPEALRRLGILLLTRGEQTGTPINAEDAQRAALLIRTAAQLAPKEPESQLLLGFALSRFGQDQDALTALERYRTLNPAGRDADEVITSLRARLNQGDPALSLYAGSCASCHGAAGGGGIGPSLRESILSRAALRSITVNGKGAMPAYPKLTDAQLKLLLDLLEKWQKER is encoded by the coding sequence GTGATCCTCAGCCTGTTGCTGCTGGCTCTCATCGGCGCGGCGGCGCTGTGGCTGGTCCTCGAACCCCTGCGCCGCGCCGCCCCCGAAGACCCGGACGCCCCCGAACGCGCCCGACTGGCTGCCGAGCGGGACCGACTGTACGGCGAGCTGAACACGCTGGAGGACGAGGCCCGCCGCCCCGCTCTGGAACGCCGCGCCGCGCTGACCCTGCGCGCCCTTGACGCCCTGCCTCCCGCCGCGAAAACTGGAAACCCAGGCCGCCCACGCACGCTGGCGCTGATCGGTGTGGGGGTAGCGGCGCTGCTGACGGTGGCGGGTGCAGTGACCTTTATTCCGCGCTGGCAACTGGCCTCGCTGGACACAGGTGAAGCCGGGAAGGTGCAGGCTGTTCTCAAACTCCCTGCACTGAAGGAAACGGCCCGGAAAACCGAGAAGAACGCCGATTATCTGGCCTGGGGCCGGGCGGCCTTTGATTCGTCCAATTACGATCAGGCGGTCAGCGCTTATGGCAACGCGCTCAAGACTGATCCACGCCAGCCCGAAGCATTGCGCCGCCTGGGAATTCTCCTCCTGACGCGCGGTGAACAGACGGGCACGCCGATCAACGCCGAGGACGCCCAGCGCGCCGCCCTGCTGATCCGCACCGCCGCCCAGCTTGCCCCCAAGGAACCTGAATCTCAGTTGCTGCTGGGGTTCGCCCTGTCCCGCTTCGGCCAGGATCAGGACGCCCTGACTGCGCTGGAGCGTTACCGCACCCTGAACCCTGCCGGACGCGACGCCGACGAGGTGATTACTTCCCTGCGTGCCCGCCTGAATCAGGGCGATCCGGCCCTGAGTCTGTACGCCGGAAGCTGCGCTTCGTGCCACGGCGCGGCGGGCGGCGGAGGCATTGGCCCGAGCCTGCGCGAGTCCATCCTGAGCCGCGCGGCCCTGCGAAGCATCACCGTGAACGGTAAGGGGGCCATGCCCGCCTACCCGAAACTGACGGACGCCCAGTTGAAGCTGCTGCTGGACCTGCTGGAAAAATGGCAGAAGGAGAGGTGA
- a CDS encoding heme lyase CcmF/NrfE family subunit has product MLNLISFQSSALGALGQLALLGALAFTLAGTWLAVVGGLRADSRVTEATRRAVWAVFALVSLGTLTLMAALLGDDFSVRYVAEHSMRASPTWMKVTSLWGALSGSILLWTWLLSAYAFVLSLTLRRDALRPWALGTMFVSLLFFVGVCATIASPFTPVSTLLADGRGPNPALQNHWMMAVHPVLLYLGFVGLSVPFAYAVAALVTGRLSDHWVVVTRRWTLVAWTFLTAAIVAGGWWSYETLGWGGYWAWDPVENASFIPWLLTTAFLHSIQIQEKRGLMRSWNVWLIVLAYSSTVLGTFLNRSGIVQSVHAFAGGPVGPVFLGFLAFLLIVGIGLAAWRAPFLRDEAEVPAPISREGAFLAGNWLFLVFAFMVLLGTLFPTFVEAAQGRRDASVGPAFYNAFAIPLGLGLLLLMGVGPLLPWRRANGQSLMRALVPLLASGLGAALVAFIFGVRAPAVLITVALAAYNLVGLGLLTARAARQSGGLGRTLQAQPRRYGAYTAHVGLVVLALGLAFSGAYRQDAQATLNLKAAPRTLLREQLALTGLRQEDLGFGTSAIASVSIDGRPFEARLNTYTQAPGALFPAPAVRYGLLGDTYLVVTSIDPKGQWASVRLIESPLVSWIWWGTLIICIGAGLTLVSPARPQMRAASAGLAPATD; this is encoded by the coding sequence GTGCTGAACCTGATTTCCTTCCAATCGAGTGCGCTCGGGGCACTGGGCCAGCTCGCACTGCTGGGTGCACTCGCCTTCACGCTAGCCGGGACGTGGCTAGCGGTCGTCGGCGGGCTGAGGGCCGACTCGCGGGTCACCGAGGCGACGCGGCGGGCGGTGTGGGCGGTCTTCGCGCTGGTGAGCCTCGGCACGCTGACTTTGATGGCGGCGCTGCTAGGGGACGACTTCAGCGTACGGTACGTGGCCGAACACTCCATGCGGGCTTCCCCAACCTGGATGAAGGTCACGAGCCTCTGGGGAGCACTCTCCGGGTCGATTCTGCTATGGACCTGGTTGCTCTCGGCTTACGCTTTCGTCCTCAGCTTGACCCTGCGGCGCGACGCCCTGCGGCCCTGGGCGCTGGGCACGATGTTTGTCAGCCTGCTGTTCTTCGTGGGCGTGTGTGCCACCATTGCCTCGCCGTTCACGCCCGTCTCGACCCTGCTGGCCGATGGGCGCGGCCCCAATCCGGCGCTGCAGAACCACTGGATGATGGCCGTTCACCCGGTGCTGCTGTACCTGGGCTTCGTGGGCCTGAGCGTGCCCTTCGCCTACGCGGTGGCTGCCCTGGTCACGGGCCGACTCTCGGACCACTGGGTGGTGGTCACGCGCCGCTGGACGCTGGTGGCGTGGACGTTCCTGACCGCCGCCATCGTCGCGGGCGGCTGGTGGAGTTACGAGACGCTGGGCTGGGGCGGCTACTGGGCCTGGGACCCGGTGGAGAATGCCTCCTTTATCCCGTGGCTGCTGACCACCGCCTTCCTGCACAGCATCCAGATTCAGGAAAAGCGCGGGTTGATGCGTTCGTGGAACGTCTGGCTGATCGTGCTGGCGTATTCCAGCACCGTGCTGGGCACGTTCCTGAACCGCAGCGGCATCGTCCAGAGCGTCCATGCCTTTGCGGGCGGTCCGGTGGGGCCGGTGTTCCTGGGCTTCCTGGCCTTCCTGCTGATCGTGGGCATCGGTCTGGCCGCCTGGCGTGCGCCGTTCCTGCGCGACGAGGCGGAGGTGCCCGCCCCGATCAGCCGCGAGGGCGCGTTCCTGGCGGGCAACTGGTTGTTTCTGGTCTTCGCCTTCATGGTGCTGCTGGGCACCCTGTTTCCCACCTTTGTGGAAGCCGCGCAGGGCCGCCGGGACGCCAGCGTGGGACCCGCCTTCTACAACGCCTTCGCCATTCCGCTGGGCCTGGGCCTGCTGCTGCTGATGGGCGTGGGGCCGCTCCTGCCGTGGCGACGTGCGAACGGCCAGAGCCTGATGCGGGCGCTAGTTCCGCTGCTGGCCTCTGGTCTGGGCGCGGCGCTAGTCGCCTTCATCTTCGGCGTTCGTGCCCCCGCCGTGCTGATCACCGTGGCGCTGGCCGCCTACAACCTCGTCGGGCTGGGACTGCTGACCGCCCGCGCCGCGCGGCAGAGTGGTGGTCTGGGCCGAACGTTGCAGGCACAGCCGCGCCGTTACGGGGCGTACACCGCCCATGTCGGTCTGGTGGTGCTGGCGCTGGGGCTGGCCTTTAGCGGGGCGTACCGACAGGACGCCCAGGCCACCCTGAATCTGAAAGCTGCCCCCAGGACCCTCCTGCGCGAACAACTGGCCTTGACCGGGCTGCGGCAGGAAGACCTGGGTTTCGGAACCTCCGCCATCGCCTCCGTCTCCATTGATGGCAGACCTTTTGAGGCGCGGCTGAACACCTACACCCAGGCCCCCGGCGCCCTGTTTCCTGCCCCCGCCGTGCGCTATGGCCTGCTCGGCGACACGTATCTGGTGGTCACCAGCATTGACCCGAAAGGGCAGTGGGCCAGCGTTCGCCTGATCGAGAGCCCGCTGGTGTCGTGGATCTGGTGGGGCACCCTGATCATCTGCATCGGTGCGGGCCTGACGCTGGTCAGCCCGGCACGGCCCCAGATGCGCGCCGCCTCTGCCGGACTGGCCCCGGCGACGGATTGA
- a CDS encoding C39 family peptidase, translating into MSRPLRLLFTALALSASAAALPASVTLKNIRHEYQGPDNCAPVTALTVLGYYGTSVTQATAAAAMKDYPGDPQVSSLELAAYLGKFGLRSVIRYAGDVEVLRELVSRGFPVVVQQRLKSGSNVAHFRTVYGYSRGAFLLSDPLRGPALRLSNAEMTDLWRFYNGEYLVAYPPAREGEVQAAMGDDFNATANWRHARMHGEQDVKARPGDPYAWWGLAKATLRLDDAATAAQQFDRAVNLGVPTIYYLYRQEAFEAWTLAGWYTKTLQITGRALDAFPKSKELLKFRELAEGALEE; encoded by the coding sequence ATGTCCAGACCGCTTCGCCTGCTGTTCACGGCGCTGGCCCTGTCTGCCAGTGCCGCTGCCCTTCCCGCCAGCGTGACGCTGAAGAACATTCGTCATGAGTATCAGGGGCCAGACAACTGCGCGCCCGTCACTGCCCTGACCGTGCTGGGGTACTACGGCACCAGTGTGACGCAGGCGACGGCGGCAGCGGCGATGAAGGACTATCCCGGCGACCCGCAGGTGAGCAGTCTGGAACTCGCGGCCTACCTGGGGAAATTCGGTCTCCGGAGCGTCATTCGTTACGCTGGTGATGTCGAAGTCCTGCGCGAGCTGGTCTCACGGGGCTTTCCAGTGGTCGTGCAACAGCGGCTCAAGTCCGGCAGCAATGTGGCGCACTTCCGTACCGTTTACGGCTACAGCAGGGGGGCGTTCCTTCTCAGCGACCCCCTGCGCGGCCCAGCCCTGCGCCTGAGCAACGCTGAGATGACCGATCTGTGGCGCTTCTACAACGGTGAGTATCTGGTGGCCTACCCACCTGCCAGAGAGGGTGAGGTTCAGGCAGCGATGGGGGACGATTTCAATGCCACCGCCAACTGGCGGCATGCCCGGATGCACGGCGAGCAGGACGTCAAGGCACGGCCCGGCGATCCCTACGCGTGGTGGGGGCTGGCCAAGGCGACGCTGCGGCTGGACGACGCCGCGACAGCCGCACAACAGTTTGACCGTGCCGTCAACTTGGGCGTGCCCACCATCTATTACCTGTACCGTCAGGAGGCCTTCGAGGCGTGGACGCTGGCGGGCTGGTACACCAAAACACTTCAGATCACTGGACGCGCCCTGGACGCCTTCCCGAAGAGCAAGGAATTGCTCAAATTCCGCGAGCTGGCCGAAGGGGCACTGGAGGAATAA